A window of Chryseobacterium shandongense genomic DNA:
TTGGTCAGTTTCCAGTTTTTCTCTGCATTACAGATTGCGAAAACAAAATTTTCCAGCATTTTTCCGCCTTCTTCTGTATGAGAAACTTCCGGGTGGAACTGCACGCAGTAGATTTTCTTGTCTTCATTGGAAATTGAAGCAATAACTCCTGACTGTGCATTTAATTCAAAGCCTGCAGGAAGCTGCCCCACTTCATCAAAATGGCTCATCCAAACAATAGAATTATTGGTTACACCTTTTAATAAAGAACTTTCTTTTACTATTTCCAGATGCGCTTTTCCGTATTCTCCTTTTACGCCTTTATGAACTTTCCCGCCTAAAAGGTGCGCCGTTAACTGCATTCCATAGCATATTCCCAAAACAGGTATTCCCTGTTCGTAGAGTTCCTTTTGAATAAGATGTGCATTTTCTGCATTTACGGAGCTTGGTCCGCCAGAAAGGATAATTCCTTTCGGCTGTTTTTCCAATATGGTTTCTAATGGTGTATTGAATGGTAAAATTTCAGAATACACGCCCATTTCACGGATTCTTCTTCCGATAAGCTGGTTGTACTGTGATCCGAAATCTAATATGATAATACCGTTGTTCATTTTTTATAATTGATGAATGATGATTGATAAATGATTAATATGATTGATTAAATATTCAATTACATTATTTCTGTTATCCGGATTACCCCGGAACTATTATGTTTCGCCCTTTCAGGGCTCAATTTAAGTTTTGGCTAAAGCCAAATTTCTAAATTTACTTTTGAAATCGGGCTTCCTTCGACAAGCTCAGGATAACATTGCCCGATCCTATTAATAAAATCTTTACAAAAAAAGACCTGGATCTCTCCAAATCTTTTTTCGTGATTTATGTTAGAACTTTCCGATGTCTTCTCTGTAGAAGCCGTAATCGAAATGTACATGGCTTGCGTCTTCGTATACTTTTTTGCGGGCATCTTCATACGTCGCTCCCGTAGCCACGATGTTGAGTACTCTTCCACCGTTTGAAACTACTTTGTCACCTTTTCTGATGGCTCCTGCGTATAAAAGCTTGCTGTACTTTAACTTATCTTCACCCACGATTTCGAAACCTGTTTCGATGTTTCTTGGGTAACCTCCTGAACACATTACCAGACAAATCGCTTTTTCGTCCTTGAATTTTAGCTCGATGTCCTTTCCGTCCATACAATCCTGGATCACATCCAAAAGATTGTTTTCCATCAAAGCCATTAATACCTGCGTTTCAGGATCTCCGAATCTCATATTGTATTCCAGAAGGTAAGTTCCGTTTTTGGTAACCATTAATCCGAAGAAAATGATTCCTTTAAAACCGAAGCCTTCTGCTTTAAGACCTTTTAAGGTTGGTTCTAAAATATTTTTTTCAAAGTCTGCATAGTGTTCCTGAGTGAATTCAGGGCTTGGTGCTACCGTTCCCATACCTCCCGTATTTGGTCCAGTATCTCCGTTTCCTGCTTTTTTATAATCTTTTGCAGCTATACAAGGGAATAATTTTTCGCCGTTTGAGAACGCAATAATAGAAGCTTCAAAACCTTCTAAATATTCTTCGATCACTAAACGTATTCCCGCGTCACCATAGATTCTTCTGATCATAAAATCGTGGATGGTAGCTTCAGCTTCTTCCAACGTATCGCAGATCACAACACCTTTTCCACCTGCTAAACCACTTGCTTTAACAACCAATGGAAACTGCTGCGTCTGAACATATTCTTTAGCTTCATTGTATGAATCAAACACAACCGCTTTAGCCGTTTTGATATCATAGGTCTGCATGAATTTTTTAGAGAAAGCCTTGCTTCCTTCCAAACTGGCCACTTTTTGGTTCGGACCAAAAACTTTAAGATCATGCTTCTTGAATTCGTCTTTTAAACCTGCCACAAGCGGCGCTTCCGGACCAACGATCGTTAAGTCTACCTTTTCTTTGATGGCAAAATCTCTAAGTTCTTTAATCTCTGATAAATGAACATTCTTTCCTATTACATCAGTGGTTGCGTTTCCGTTGGCAAAAAACATCTTGGAAATTCTCGGATCGTTCTGAAGTTTTGCTGCCAAAGCAGATTCTCTTCCACCTTCACCTATGATTAATATTCTCATACTTTATTTAATTATCTAGTCTAATGTTACAAATATATAATTTTGAATGCTATAAATACAATCTCAAAACATAATTTCCGGATGTGTATATTGGATCTTACTAAAAATTTTTAACGCGAGGTGTGTTAAGATATTTTTGATAACTGACTGTTTTTTAAGTTCGCAAAGGCGTTAACATTCAGCAAAGACCAAAAAGCAATTTATTCTAAATTACAGATTTTCATCTATAATTTTTAATTTAATTTTAATTAATGTAAAAAATGTCTAATTCCGGTAAACATCATCGGAATGTTGTGCTCATTGGCTGCATCAATGCTGTCCTGATCTTTTACACTTCCGCCAGGCTGGATGATCGCTGTGATACCTTCCTGAGCACAGAAATCTACCACATCACGGAAAGGGAAAAATGCATCTGAAGCCAATACCAAATCTCCGGAGAATTTTTCTTTCGCTCTTTCAATTGCCTGTTGTGTTGCCCAGATTCTGTTTACCTGTCCTCCTCCTATTCCGAATGCCTGAATTCCGTTGGATACTACGATCGCGTTAGATTTTACATATTTTACCACTCTCTGAGAGAATAATAATGCTTTTTTCTGCTCTTCCGTAGGCTCCGTTTCTGTAACCACTTTGATATCTTCAGAGAAGATACTGTCGTTATCCTGAACTAAAATACCTCCGTCGATCTTCACCCATGTCTGCTTGTCAGAAACAGGGTTTACGATTTTTATAATTCTCAGATTTTTTTTCTTTCTTAACACTTCAAGAGCTTCCTCATCAAATTCAGGAGCCATAACGATCTCAAGGAACGTTTTGTTTAATTCTTCAGCCGTTGCCGCGTCGATTTTGTAGTTCATAGCAACAATTCCGCCAAAGATAGAAACCGGGTCACACTCGAAAGTTTTCTGGTATGTTTCCAAAGCTGATGTTCCGATTGCCACTCCGCAAGGTGTGGAATGTTTTACTGCACAACAGGCCATTTCTTCTTTGAATTCTGTTACTACTTTCCAACAAAGATCCATATCACGAAGGTTATTGAATGACAATTCTTTACCACCTAACTGTTCGAAATCCTTCATCGCTCCGTTTTCGAAAGTAGAAACGTAGTAAGCTGCTGTCTGATGCGGATTTTCTCCATATCTCAGG
This region includes:
- the purD gene encoding phosphoribosylamine--glycine ligase, with protein sequence MRILIIGEGGRESALAAKLQNDPRISKMFFANGNATTDVIGKNVHLSEIKELRDFAIKEKVDLTIVGPEAPLVAGLKDEFKKHDLKVFGPNQKVASLEGSKAFSKKFMQTYDIKTAKAVVFDSYNEAKEYVQTQQFPLVVKASGLAGGKGVVICDTLEEAEATIHDFMIRRIYGDAGIRLVIEEYLEGFEASIIAFSNGEKLFPCIAAKDYKKAGNGDTGPNTGGMGTVAPSPEFTQEHYADFEKNILEPTLKGLKAEGFGFKGIIFFGLMVTKNGTYLLEYNMRFGDPETQVLMALMENNLLDVIQDCMDGKDIELKFKDEKAICLVMCSGGYPRNIETGFEIVGEDKLKYSKLLYAGAIRKGDKVVSNGGRVLNIVATGATYEDARKKVYEDASHVHFDYGFYREDIGKF
- the purH gene encoding bifunctional phosphoribosylaminoimidazolecarboxamide formyltransferase/IMP cyclohydrolase, yielding MSKKRVLISVSDKSGLIEFAQFLEAQNYELISTGGTFKHLKDAGLNPIQIDEVTDFPEMLDGRVKTLHPKVHGGLLAVRSNEEHMNTVQEHGIGLIDMVIVNLYPFFENVNKDISLHEKVEFIDIGGPSMLRSAAKNFDSVTVITDVEDYAAVKIEMEQNGDTYIETRKKLAGKVFNLTSAYDAAISRMLLEEEYPTYLNASYKKVSDLRYGENPHQTAAYYVSTFENGAMKDFEQLGGKELSFNNLRDMDLCWKVVTEFKEEMACCAVKHSTPCGVAIGTSALETYQKTFECDPVSIFGGIVAMNYKIDAATAEELNKTFLEIVMAPEFDEEALEVLRKKKNLRIIKIVNPVSDKQTWVKIDGGILVQDNDSIFSEDIKVVTETEPTEEQKKALLFSQRVVKYVKSNAIVVSNGIQAFGIGGGQVNRIWATQQAIERAKEKFSGDLVLASDAFFPFRDVVDFCAQEGITAIIQPGGSVKDQDSIDAANEHNIPMMFTGIRHFLH